From the genome of Alosa sapidissima isolate fAloSap1 chromosome 14, fAloSap1.pri, whole genome shotgun sequence, one region includes:
- the onecut1 gene encoding hepatocyte nuclear factor 6 isoform X1 — protein MNAQLSMENIGDLHGVGHEPVHSTAELMSSDSPHHRSTIPHRSNLSAHARSMGMATILDSGDYHHHRPPEHGLASHLHPAMTMACEAPPGMSMSSTYTTLTPLQPLPPISTVSDKFPHHHHHHHHHHPHHHQRIPGNVSGSFTLMRDDRGLASMNNLYTPYHKDVTSMGQSLSPLSGSGLGGIHNSQQGLPPYAHPGAAMPTEKMLTPNGFEAHHPAMLARHGEQHMSASSAGMVQLNGIHHHPHAHLNAQSHGQVLGSAREQNHSSVPGSQVNNGGNSGQMEEVNTKEVAQRITTELKRYSIPQAIFAQRVLCRSQGTLSDLLRNPKPWSKLKSGRETFRRMWKWLQEPEFQRMSALRLAGEGSIACKRKEQEHGKGERGSAAKKPRLVFTDVQRRTLHAIFKENKRPSKELQITISQQLGLELATVSNFFMNARRRSLDKWLDDGSNSANSNSSTCTKA, from the exons ATGAATGCCCAGCTGTCGATGGAGAACATTGGCGATCTGCACGGAGTGGGCCATGAACCAGTGCACAGCACGGCGGAGCTGATGAGCAGCGACAGCCCTCATCACAGAAGCACGATACCCCATCGCAGCAACCTGTCAGCCCACGCACGTTCAATGGGCATGGCAACAATCCTGGACAGCGGCGACTATCATCACCACCGGCCCCCGGAGCACGGACTCGCCAGCCACTTGCACCCAGCCATGACCATGGCGTGCGAGGCTCCCCCTGGCATGAGCATGAGCAGCACTTACACCACGCTGACTCCCCTGCAGCCGCTACCTCCCATCTCGAccgtctcggacaagttcccacaccaccatcatcaccatcaccaccaccatccccatCACCACCAAAGGATTCCAGGCAATGTGAGCGGCAGCTTCACCTTGATGCGGGACGACAGGGGTCTGGCCTCAATGAACAACCTTTACACTCCGTATCATAAGGATGTTACCAGCATGGGACAGAGTTTGTCCCCCCTGTCAGGATCCGGACTGGGTGGTATCCACAACTCACAACAAGGACTGCCGCCGTATGCACACCCGGGTGCCGCCATGCCCACAGAGAAAATGCTTACACCTAACGGATTCGAGGCACATCACCCTGCCATGCTAGCCCGGCACGGCGAGCAGCACATGTCTGCCTCTTCGGCGGGAATGGTGCAGCTCAACGGGATCCACCATCATCCCCATGCCCATCTCAACGCTCAGAGCCACGGACAAGTGCTGGGTTCCGCCCGTGAACAAAACCATTCCTCTGTGCCTGGTTCACAGGTCAACAATGGAGGCAATTCAGGGCAAATGGAAGAAGTCAATACCAAAGAAGTAGCCCAGCGGATCACCACTGAGCTCAAACGGTACAGTATCCCCCAGGCTATATTTGCCCAGAGAGTGCTATGCCGATCGCAGGGGACCCTATCTGACCTGTTAAGGAACCCCAAACCCTGGAGCAAGCTGAAGTCTGGCCGGGAGACTTTCCGAAGAATGTGGAAGTGGTTGCAGGAGCCTGAGTTCCAAAGAATGTCTGCGCTCAGGCTCGCAGGTGAGGGATCCATAG CATGCAAGAGGAAGGAGCAAGAACACGGAAAAGGAGAGCGGGGCAGTGCGGCCAAAAAGCCTCGGCTGGTCTTCACTGATGTTCAGCGTCGGACTTTACATGCAATATTCAAGGAGAACAAGCGCCCGTCCAAAGAGTTACAAATCACCATATCACAGCAGCTGGGGCTTGAGCTGGCTACTGTCAGCAACTTCTTCATGAATGCACGCAGACGGAGCCTTGACAAATGGCTGGACGATGGCTCCAACTCCGCCAACTCCAATTCCAGCACTTGTACCAAAGCATGA
- the onecut1 gene encoding hepatocyte nuclear factor 6 isoform X2, with amino-acid sequence MNAQLSMENIGDLHGVGHEPVHSTAELMSSDSPHHRSTIPHRSNLSAHARSMGMATILDSGDYHHHRPPEHGLASHLHPAMTMACEAPPGMSMSSTYTTLTPLQPLPPISTVSDKFPHHHHHHHHHHPHHHQRIPGNVSGSFTLMRDDRGLASMNNLYTPYHKDVTSMGQSLSPLSGSGLGGIHNSQQGLPPYAHPGAAMPTEKMLTPNGFEAHHPAMLARHGEQHMSASSAGMVQLNGIHHHPHAHLNAQSHGQVLGSAREQNHSSVPGSQVNNGGNSGQMEEVNTKEVAQRITTELKRYSIPQAIFAQRVLCRSQGTLSDLLRNPKPWSKLKSGRETFRRMWKWLQEPEFQRMSALRLAACKRKEQEHGKGERGSAAKKPRLVFTDVQRRTLHAIFKENKRPSKELQITISQQLGLELATVSNFFMNARRRSLDKWLDDGSNSANSNSSTCTKA; translated from the exons ATGAATGCCCAGCTGTCGATGGAGAACATTGGCGATCTGCACGGAGTGGGCCATGAACCAGTGCACAGCACGGCGGAGCTGATGAGCAGCGACAGCCCTCATCACAGAAGCACGATACCCCATCGCAGCAACCTGTCAGCCCACGCACGTTCAATGGGCATGGCAACAATCCTGGACAGCGGCGACTATCATCACCACCGGCCCCCGGAGCACGGACTCGCCAGCCACTTGCACCCAGCCATGACCATGGCGTGCGAGGCTCCCCCTGGCATGAGCATGAGCAGCACTTACACCACGCTGACTCCCCTGCAGCCGCTACCTCCCATCTCGAccgtctcggacaagttcccacaccaccatcatcaccatcaccaccaccatccccatCACCACCAAAGGATTCCAGGCAATGTGAGCGGCAGCTTCACCTTGATGCGGGACGACAGGGGTCTGGCCTCAATGAACAACCTTTACACTCCGTATCATAAGGATGTTACCAGCATGGGACAGAGTTTGTCCCCCCTGTCAGGATCCGGACTGGGTGGTATCCACAACTCACAACAAGGACTGCCGCCGTATGCACACCCGGGTGCCGCCATGCCCACAGAGAAAATGCTTACACCTAACGGATTCGAGGCACATCACCCTGCCATGCTAGCCCGGCACGGCGAGCAGCACATGTCTGCCTCTTCGGCGGGAATGGTGCAGCTCAACGGGATCCACCATCATCCCCATGCCCATCTCAACGCTCAGAGCCACGGACAAGTGCTGGGTTCCGCCCGTGAACAAAACCATTCCTCTGTGCCTGGTTCACAGGTCAACAATGGAGGCAATTCAGGGCAAATGGAAGAAGTCAATACCAAAGAAGTAGCCCAGCGGATCACCACTGAGCTCAAACGGTACAGTATCCCCCAGGCTATATTTGCCCAGAGAGTGCTATGCCGATCGCAGGGGACCCTATCTGACCTGTTAAGGAACCCCAAACCCTGGAGCAAGCTGAAGTCTGGCCGGGAGACTTTCCGAAGAATGTGGAAGTGGTTGCAGGAGCCTGAGTTCCAAAGAATGTCTGCGCTCAGGCTCGCAG CATGCAAGAGGAAGGAGCAAGAACACGGAAAAGGAGAGCGGGGCAGTGCGGCCAAAAAGCCTCGGCTGGTCTTCACTGATGTTCAGCGTCGGACTTTACATGCAATATTCAAGGAGAACAAGCGCCCGTCCAAAGAGTTACAAATCACCATATCACAGCAGCTGGGGCTTGAGCTGGCTACTGTCAGCAACTTCTTCATGAATGCACGCAGACGGAGCCTTGACAAATGGCTGGACGATGGCTCCAACTCCGCCAACTCCAATTCCAGCACTTGTACCAAAGCATGA